One Triplophysa dalaica isolate WHDGS20190420 chromosome 11, ASM1584641v1, whole genome shotgun sequence genomic window carries:
- the eif4e1c gene encoding eukaryotic translation initiation factor 4E family member 1c, translating to MATSEPQGTENEEPCADSPTPAVTSPEQYIKHPLQNRWALWYFKNDKTKSWTENLRLISKFDTVEDFWALYNHIQKPSKLGFGCDYCLFKDGIKPMWEDDRNKLGGRWLMTLNKQQRHNDLDCYWMETLLCLIGESFDEASEDVCGAVVNVRPKGDKISIWTGNCQNKEAITTIGQQYKERLSIPGKILIGYQSHDDTSSKSGSTTKNMYSV from the exons ATGGCGACTTCGGAGCCG CAAGGAACTGAAAATGAAGAACCATGTGCTGATAGTCCTACACCCGCAGTGACAAGTCCTGAACAGTATATCAAGCATCCTTTGCAAAACAG ATGGGCTCTATGGTATTTCAAAAATGACAAGACCAAAAGTTGGACGGAAAATCTGCGTCTCATTTCAAAGTTTGATACAGTGGAAGATTTCTGGGC ATTATATAATCACATACAAAAGCCCAGTAAACTTGGATTTGGCTGTGACTACTGCTTGTTTAAG GATGGTATCAAACCCATGTGGGAGGATGATAGGAATAAACTTGGTGGAAGGTGGTTAATGACTCTCAATAAACAGCAACGACACAATGATCTAGACTGCTACTGGATGGAAaca CTGTTGTGTTTAATCGGAGAATCCTTTGATGAGGCCAGTGAAGATGTGTGTGGAGCTGTGGTCAACGTCAGGCCAAAGGGAGATAAAATATCCATCTGGACGGGCAACTGCCAAAACAAGGAAGCGATCACCACGATAGG GCAACAATACAAAGAGCGTTTGAGTATCCCAGGCAAAATCCTCATTGGATACCAATCACATGACGACACCTCTAGCAAAAGTGGTTCTACAACAAAGAATATGTACTCAGTTTGA
- the si:dkey-228d14.5 gene encoding transmembrane protein 150A: MGVWVFLPIVLCAISFIGCWTVYGIALSLNHVCSLSNWEYRNSCLINETGTCCTLLHVPTISSSGTKYPENSLFSATINAGSFLFVVFCIFHHAHILDRSGINCLLSKIAMVIGCVSAAGAFVAGNCNQAEVSMLHYLGAALSFVCVCLYVTMLTSLTGKCMLTGYERVLYPLRIVSSTIQISATILYCIFFVQVDYYYKHISAVFEWLLSVNLELYELSYAVEFYFFSSSMLSVLLAKKEEEKPLILS, translated from the exons ATATGGAATAGCATTAAGTCTTAACCATGTCTGCTCACTGAGTAACTG GGAATACAGAAACTCGTGTTTAATAAACGAAACGGGCACATGCTGCACTCTGCTTCACGTTCCCACCATAag cTCAAGTGGGACAAAGTATCCAGAAAACTCCCTTTTCTCTGCAACAATCAATGCTGGTTCTTTTTTGT TCGTggttttctgcatttttcatCACGCACACATTCTGGACAGGAGCGGTATTAATTGTCTCCTCAGTAAGATCGCTATGGTTATCGGCTGTGTGTCCGCTGCTGGTGCTTTTGTGGCTGGGAACTGTAAT caaGCAGAGGTTTCGATGCTGCATTATCTGGGTGCTGCCCtgagctttgtgtgtgtgtgtctctacGTCACCATGCTGACCTCCCTCACTGGCAAATGTATGCTGACCGGCTACGAGCGGGTCCTCTACCCGCTACGCATTGTCTCTTCAACAATACAGATTTCTGCCACCATCCTTT ACTGCATCTTCTTCGTGCAGGTGGATTACTACTACAAACACATCTCTGCTGTATTTGAATGGCTTCTCAGTGTGAATCTGGAGCTCTATGAACTCAGCTATGCTGTGGAGTTTTACTTTTTCTCATCATCAATGCTTtcagtgcttttagcaaagaaAGAAGAGGAGAAACCTTTGATTTTGTCTTGA